A single window of Girardinichthys multiradiatus isolate DD_20200921_A chromosome 15, DD_fGirMul_XY1, whole genome shotgun sequence DNA harbors:
- the tbx18 gene encoding T-box transcription factor TBX18 has protein sequence MAEKRRTPCALSVKAHAFSVEALIGAEKRRRTSGEDAAVSPGGYEGGNDVSDLTGSPALRGGRACSSDLGSETECISDGSPESVDALLESPQPAAAACAGPGAGSGEETRVELQGSDLWKRFHEIGTEMIITKAGRRMFPAMRVKITGLDPHQQYYIAMDIIPVDNKRYRYVYHSSKWMVAGNADSPVPPRVYIHPDSPASGETWMRQVVSFDKLKLTNNELDDQGHIILHSMHKYQPRVHVIHKEFGEELSPVRAIPIGEGARTFSFPETVFTTVTAYQNQQITRLKIDRNPFAKGFRDSGRNRMGLEALVESYAFWRPSLRTLTFEDIPGMAKQGIPGPHGGVGTSSHLLSTSPCSSPFQVCPLSPPDYSCSRPTHPLHCYSNHPEPFPPPRGPSGYEGEGFRSLALPAAQLGYLSNPTPQGYAGLRLHTPPYSLYGYTFPPSPRLAASPDKMATASHQSPFHGSSPSGTLTDSLGMLSGGQQGFLFDTRTLGVAGSQPGGVVSQVTAHMG, from the exons ATGGCAGAGAAGCGGAGAACTCCGTGTGCGCTCAGCGTCAAGGCGCACGCCTTCTCGGTGGAGGCGTTGATCGGTGCGGAAAAACGACGCCGGACGAGCGGAGAGGATGCTGCGGTGTCTCCCGGCGGCTACGAGGGTGGGAATGATGTTTCAGATTTAACCGGGAGTCCGGCGCTGAGAGGCGGCAGAGCGTGCAGCAGCGACCTGGGCAGCGAGACTGAATGTATAAGCGACGGATCAC CGGAGAGCGTGGACGCCCTACTGGAGAGCCCGCAGCCCGCAGCCGCAGCGTGCGCGGGGCCCGGGGCCGGGAGCGGAGAGGAGACCCGCGTGGAGCTGCAGGGATCGGACCTGTGGAAGCGGTTCCACGAGATCGGCACGGAGATGATCATCACCAAGGCTGGACG GCGGATGTTCCCCGCCATGCGTGTGAAGATTACGGGTTTGGACCCCCATCAACAGTATTACATTGCCATGGATATAATCCCGGTGGACAACAAGCGATACAG GTATGTGTATCACAGCTCCAAGTGGATGGTAGCAGGGAACGCTGACTCCCCTGTTCCTCCTAGAGTATACATCCACCCAGACTCTCCCGCTTCAGGAGAAACTTGGATGCGTCAAGTTGTCAGCTTTGACAAACTCAAACTGACCAATAACGAGCTGGATGACCAGGGACAT ATCATTTTGCACTCCATGCACAAGTACCAGCCACGGGTCCATGTCATCCACAAGGAGTTTGGAGAGGAGTTATCTCCAGTGAGAGCCATCCCTATCGGGGAGGGCGCTCGCACCTTCTCCTTCCCTGAGACTGTTTTCACCACTGTCACAGCATATCAGAATCAACAG attACAAGGCTGAAAATTGACAGAAACCCATTTGCCAAAGGCTTCAGAGACTCTGGCCGAAATCG GATGGGTTTAGAGGCTTTGGTGGAGTCCTATGCATTCTGGCGTCCATCCCTGAGAACACTCACATTCGAGGACATCCCTGGGATGGCCAAGCAAG GGATCCCAGGACCTCATGGAGGAGTTGGAACATCGTCTCATCTGCTCTCCACATCCCCATGCTCATCGCCTTTCCAGGTTTGCCCTCTCAGCCCACCAGACTACAGCTGTAGTAGGCCCACACACCCCCTCCACTGCTACAGCAACCACCCTGAGCCATTCCCCCCTCCTAGAGGTCCGTCTGGTTATGAAGGTGAAGGATTCCGCTCCCTTGCTCTTCCTGCAGCTCAGCTCGGTTATCTATCCAACCCTACCCCACAAGGTTACGCTGGGCTGCGCCTTCACACACCACCCTATAGCCTGTATGGCTATACATTCCCCCCATCACCACGTCTTGCTGCCAGCCCTGATAAGATGGCCACTGCCAGTCATCAGAGTCCCTTTCATGGCTCATCTCCCAGCGGCACTTTAACAGACAGCCTCGGCATGCTTAGTGGAGGACAGCAGGGCTTCCTGTTTGACACCCGGACTTTAGGAGTGGCAGGTAGCCAACCAGGAGGTGTTGTGTCACAGGTCACTGCCCATATGGGATGA